In one window of Primulina tabacum isolate GXHZ01 chromosome 8, ASM2559414v2, whole genome shotgun sequence DNA:
- the LOC142554508 gene encoding ubiquitin-conjugating enzyme E2 20-like yields the protein MSAVNNSYNQDRNPNTNTTAAEAPAATPSKQPVPTAKTVDTQSVLRRLQSELMALMMGGDADISAFPEEDNIFCWKGTITGSKDTVFEGTEYKLSLSFPADYPFKPPKVKFETSCFHPNVDLHGNICLDILQDKWSSAYDVRTILISIQSLLGEPNTSSPLNTAAASLWENQGEYRKMVEKLYKQSA from the exons ATGTCCGCTGTTAACAACTCCTACAACCAAGACAGAAACCCCAACACAAACACTACAGCGGCTGAGGCTCCGGCGGCGACGCCATCAAAGCAGCCTGTACCCACCGCGAAAACCGTGGATACCCAGTCTGTTTTGAGAAG GTTACAATCTGAGCTCATGGCACTTATG ATGGGTGGTGATGCTGACATATCAGCTTTTCCGGAGGAGGACAACATTTTCTGCTGGAAAGGAACAATTACGGGTAGCAAAGATACGGTTTTCGAAGGAACGGAATACAAACTATCCCTTTCCTTTCCAGCTGATTATCCTTTTAAACCTCCGAAGGTGAAGTTTGAGACCAGTTGCTTCCATCCCAACGTGGATTTGCATGGGAACATATGCCTGGATATATTACAG GATAAATGGTCGTCTGCTTACGATGTGAGGACCATCTTGATATCAATTCAGAGTTTACTTGGAG AGCCAAATACAAGCTCACCGCTGAACACTGCGGCGGCTTCACTGTGGGAAAACCAAGGAG